A segment of the Bacteroidia bacterium genome:
TTGACGCAAAATATCGGAGACCAGGTCGTTTTCGAAGCCCCGGGACAGAAGATATTTACGGACCTTCAGCGCTCTAACCCGCGCATTCGGCGCTTTTGTTCTCTTTAATGCTTTTTCGGCCAGCCGTTGCAGTGTATTCAGATAATCCCCCTGAGCAATCTCTGATAATCCGGAGCGGACACAATAGGGCGACAATGCGCGTTGTTTCAATTCTATTTCGATTTTTTTCCGGCCCCATTGCTTCATACGGAATTTACCACCGGCAAATGCCCTTGCAAACCGTTCTTCATCAATATATCCTTCGGAAATCAGCTGGGCAATGTGTGATTCCACAACATTTTTATCCTGTTTCCATTGAAGCAACTTTTCCCGTACCTCTTGCTGGCAGCGTTCCTGAAAAGCGCAGTAATTACGTGCTTTTTGCAACGCTTCACCGGGTGGAATGAGTTTCATGCAGGAAGGAGGATGCTTGTTAAGTGAATGAAGATAAAGAGTTATCGCGAACGTACTATTAATTTTAAATCCTTAAACCGACCTCGCCCTCCTCCATCCGTTGTGGTATGTTTCCTATTACACCCGGTACCGGTCTCTGCATCAAT
Coding sequences within it:
- a CDS encoding RecX family transcriptional regulator encodes the protein MKLIPPGEALQKARNYCAFQERCQQEVREKLLQWKQDKNVVESHIAQLISEGYIDEERFARAFAGGKFRMKQWGRKKIEIELKQRALSPYCVRSGLSEIAQGDYLNTLQRLAEKALKRTKAPNARVRALKVRKYLLSRGFENDLVSDILRQLI